A genomic region of Antennarius striatus isolate MH-2024 chromosome 16, ASM4005453v1, whole genome shotgun sequence contains the following coding sequences:
- the ndufab1b gene encoding NADH:ubiquinone oxidoreductase subunit AB1b → MAARVLLQCVRFLAEPTLRLSPGNLAAKAFAPSASAILRHISFAADSRKTRWIGQSRIPTVGLLCRQYGDLPPLSLESITERVMYVLKLYDKINPDELKKTSHFMQDLSLDSLDQIEIIMAMEDEFGFEIPDSDGEKLMTPDDIVQYIANKNDVYE, encoded by the exons ATGGCGGCTCGTGTTCTGCTGCAGTGTGTCCGCTTTCTCGCCGAGCCCACGCTGAGGCTTTCGCCTGGCAACCTGGCAGCCAAAGCCTTTGCTCCTTCGGCATCAGCCATCCTCCGACATATCTCTTTTGCTGCAGACAGCAGGAAGACGCGGTGGATCGGCCAAAGCCGC ATCCCCACAGTGGGTCTGCTTTGCCGACAGTATGGGGaccttcctcccctctccttAGAGAGCATCACAGAGCGAGTCATGTATGTTCTTAAGCTCTACGACAAGATCAACCCTGACGAG CTGAAGAAAACCTCGCACTTCATGCAGGACCTCAGTCTGGACAGTTTGGACCAGATAGAAATCATCATGGCCATGGAGGATGAGTTTG GCTTTGAGATCCCTGATTCAGACGGAGAGAAGCTGATGACTCCTGACgacattgtacagtatatcGCAAACAAGAACGATGTCTATGAATAG